In a genomic window of candidate division WOR-3 bacterium:
- a CDS encoding S41 family peptidase has product MRKRAAIVVIVIAAAVVGGLVGRLWAQRGASLAESLQAFSRVVGIILNTYVEPVDSDKLVREAIRGMLNALDPYSEYLDESDFKELKIKTEAQFGGIGIHIGMVEQQLTVIAPIEGTPAARAGVRAGDRIVEIEGKSTKGFTTEDAVKLLRGQPGTKVKFKVSRPGVEAPIEFELTRAIINIKAVPYSGMIAEGIGYIRLADMSRVASGEVRRALDSLFGLGAKKLIFDLRYNGGGLLQEGKEVADLFLGPGKLIVRTKGRVPQANQDFVAETEDRYGEYPMAVLVNRGSASAAEIVAGALQDWERAVIIGDTTFGKGSVQTIHPLGPETGMKITTAYWYTPSGRCINRQQETSGVVIKVESQGAPRSYRTLGRLKRPLYGEGGIAPDIYVPPEKIAGLAARVPTGSYFDFATEYANSHPDLTMDFVADERILEEFKQYLRKKKNFEFSEAAFDSSRQVIAQMIEIEMGGKIDGMHGEYQMRLRRDPEVKKAIEVLKPAATTEEILRRLR; this is encoded by the coding sequence ATGAGAAAACGGGCAGCAATTGTCGTGATTGTCATTGCCGCTGCTGTTGTCGGGGGTCTGGTGGGCAGGCTCTGGGCGCAGCGGGGGGCATCACTGGCGGAAAGTCTGCAGGCGTTTTCGCGGGTAGTGGGGATTATTCTGAACACCTATGTTGAGCCGGTTGACAGTGATAAACTGGTGCGGGAAGCGATCCGGGGGATGCTGAATGCCCTTGATCCGTATTCTGAATATCTGGACGAATCCGACTTCAAGGAGCTGAAGATCAAGACTGAGGCGCAGTTTGGGGGAATCGGTATTCACATTGGCATGGTTGAGCAGCAGCTGACGGTAATTGCACCGATTGAGGGAACACCGGCTGCAAGAGCCGGGGTGCGGGCTGGTGACCGGATTGTAGAGATTGAAGGGAAATCCACAAAAGGATTTACCACCGAGGATGCGGTCAAGTTGCTGCGGGGTCAGCCGGGAACGAAGGTCAAATTCAAGGTCAGCCGGCCCGGGGTGGAGGCACCGATTGAGTTTGAGCTGACCCGGGCGATTATCAACATCAAAGCGGTGCCCTATTCAGGGATGATTGCGGAAGGTATCGGTTACATCCGGCTGGCGGATATGTCGCGGGTTGCCTCGGGCGAGGTGCGCCGGGCACTGGATTCACTCTTCGGACTGGGTGCAAAGAAGCTGATATTTGACTTGCGGTATAACGGCGGCGGACTGCTGCAGGAGGGTAAGGAGGTCGCAGATCTCTTTCTCGGTCCGGGGAAGCTGATCGTCCGGACCAAGGGGCGGGTGCCTCAGGCAAATCAGGATTTTGTTGCTGAAACCGAAGACCGGTATGGAGAATATCCAATGGCAGTGCTGGTGAACCGCGGTAGTGCGTCAGCCGCCGAGATCGTCGCAGGCGCGCTTCAGGACTGGGAGCGGGCGGTGATTATCGGCGATACCACTTTCGGTAAGGGATCGGTGCAGACAATTCATCCTCTGGGACCGGAGACCGGAATGAAGATTACTACTGCCTACTGGTATACGCCAAGTGGCAGGTGCATCAACCGTCAGCAGGAGACCAGTGGGGTAGTGATTAAGGTTGAATCCCAGGGTGCGCCCAGAAGTTACCGGACACTGGGTAGACTGAAGCGGCCGCTATATGGTGAGGGGGGAATCGCCCCGGATATTTATGTTCCGCCTGAGAAGATTGCCGGGCTGGCAGCCCGGGTGCCTACCGGTTCCTACTTTGACTTCGCGACCGAATATGCGAATTCCCATCCGGATCTGACCATGGATTTCGTTGCCGATGAGCGCATTCTTGAGGAGTTCAAACAGTATCTGCGCAAAAAGAAGAATTTTGAATTTTCCGAAGCGGCTTTTGACTCCTCAAGGCAGGTGATCGCCCAGATGATCGAGATTGAAATGGGCGGGAAGATCGACGGTATGCACGGCGAGTATCAGATGCGACTGCGCCGGGACCCGGAAGTGAAAAAGGCAATTGAAGTGTTGAAACCGGCTGCTACTACCGAAGAGATTCTGCGCCGGCTGCGATAG
- a CDS encoding RNA-binding protein, protein MTRRLFVGNLPFSATESQLRDLFGQHGEVVSVNIVTDRFTNRPRGFAFVEMATDEAAQAAIQGLNGYSLDDRALNVNEARERTESRGSFGANRPSRGPRKGGRNSGGFSSGRRW, encoded by the coding sequence ATGACAAGGCGCTTGTTCGTGGGCAATCTGCCCTTCAGCGCAACCGAATCCCAGCTGCGTGACCTTTTTGGTCAGCATGGCGAGGTGGTCTCGGTAAACATCGTAACCGACCGTTTTACCAATCGTCCCCGTGGGTTCGCCTTCGTGGAGATGGCTACGGATGAAGCCGCTCAGGCGGCAATTCAGGGTCTGAACGGCTACAGCCTGGATGACCGGGCATTGAATGTCAACGAAGCCCGGGAAAGAACCGAGAGTCGTGGCAGCTTCGGTGCCAACCGCCCCTCCCGCGGGCCACGCAAAGGTGGACGCAACAGTGGCGGTTTCTCTTCGGGTCGACGCTGGTAA
- a CDS encoding inositol-3-phosphate synthase translates to MAKVRVGIIGVGNCASSLVQGVHYYRNAREDEMIPGIMHVNLGGYHIRDIEFAVAIDIDKRKVGKDLAQAIFTYPNNTYKFTDVPKTGVKVIRGMTHDGLGYYLSQIIEKAPGPTADIVKELKENRVDVVVNYLPVGSEEATKWYVEQVLKAGCAFVNCIPVFIASQKYWHRRFKAAGLPVIGDDIKSQVGATIVHRTLVSLFNDRGVKLLKTMQLNVGGNTDFLNMLERERLHSKKISKTGAVTSLLKYDIGAENIHVGPSDYVPWLEDRKWCYLRMEGQTFGNVPLNIELKLEVWDSPNSAGVVIDAIRCAKLAMDNGLSGSIIEPSSYFMKTPPVQFPDDVCREKTEAFIRRYGKKAGKSD, encoded by the coding sequence ATGGCTAAGGTCAGAGTTGGTATTATCGGTGTTGGCAACTGTGCCAGCAGTCTGGTGCAGGGTGTCCATTATTACCGGAATGCCCGGGAAGATGAGATGATTCCGGGGATCATGCATGTGAATCTGGGCGGGTATCATATCCGGGACATCGAATTTGCGGTGGCAATTGATATTGACAAGCGGAAAGTGGGCAAGGACCTCGCCCAGGCGATTTTCACCTATCCCAATAATACCTACAAGTTTACCGATGTCCCCAAAACCGGGGTGAAGGTGATAAGAGGGATGACTCATGATGGCCTGGGTTATTATCTGTCCCAGATTATTGAGAAGGCACCAGGTCCGACCGCCGACATCGTCAAGGAGCTCAAGGAAAACAGGGTGGATGTGGTGGTAAACTATCTACCGGTGGGCAGTGAGGAGGCGACCAAGTGGTATGTGGAACAGGTGCTGAAGGCGGGCTGTGCCTTTGTCAACTGTATTCCGGTTTTCATCGCATCGCAGAAGTACTGGCACCGCCGTTTCAAGGCGGCCGGGCTGCCGGTGATCGGTGATGATATCAAGTCGCAGGTAGGAGCAACAATCGTCCACCGGACGCTGGTTTCGCTCTTCAATGACCGGGGTGTGAAGCTGCTGAAGACGATGCAGCTGAATGTCGGCGGTAATACCGACTTCCTTAACATGCTGGAGCGGGAGCGGCTGCATTCCAAGAAAATATCCAAGACCGGCGCGGTAACTTCGCTTCTTAAGTACGACATCGGCGCCGAAAATATCCATGTGGGACCGTCAGATTATGTCCCCTGGCTTGAGGACCGGAAGTGGTGTTACCTGCGAATGGAGGGTCAGACCTTTGGCAATGTGCCGCTGAATATCGAATTAAAACTTGAGGTCTGGGATTCGCCCAATTCTGCGGGTGTGGTAATTGATGCCATCCGGTGTGCCAAGCTGGCGATGGATAACGGTCTGTCCGGAAGTATCATTGAGCCTTCAAGTTATTTTATGAAGACGCCGCCGGTTCAGTTTCCGGATGATGTCTGCCGGGAGAAAACCGAAGCATTTATCCGGCGCTACGGGAAGAAGGCGGGCAAATCTGACTGA
- a CDS encoding isoaspartyl peptidase/L-asparaginase, which translates to MDNRTVAIICHGGAGTIVEKEDYARGLSEAIEEGYRLLRQGAPALEAVLRAVAMLEDNPIFNAGTGSSLTIDEVVEMDAGIMTQHGRFGGVICIRNVKNPVLVAEKVMTETDHLILAGDGAIRFARSMGFEDYNPVTERAKRRLAELRQNGSKFFPRLNQRLGITEQKSGTVGAVAIDHNGNIVAATSSGGIAGRMTGRVGDSGIPGAGVFASPAGGVSCTGHGEEILRMLLARDIGERMKTLPAQTAVTLALAEAKRKKVLCGAIAIDARGGIGYGYTSPDMAYGYKAADRLFLFTDRRK; encoded by the coding sequence ATGGATAATCGGACTGTAGCGATTATCTGTCACGGTGGCGCAGGAACGATTGTAGAAAAAGAAGATTATGCCCGCGGTCTGAGCGAAGCAATTGAAGAGGGATACCGGCTACTGCGTCAGGGGGCACCGGCACTGGAGGCGGTGCTGAGAGCGGTGGCAATGCTTGAGGACAATCCGATTTTCAATGCGGGAACCGGTTCCAGTCTGACAATTGATGAAGTCGTTGAGATGGATGCGGGAATAATGACGCAGCACGGCAGGTTCGGTGGTGTGATCTGCATCCGGAATGTTAAAAATCCGGTTCTGGTCGCTGAGAAGGTAATGACCGAAACCGACCATCTGATTCTTGCCGGCGATGGTGCGATCCGGTTTGCCCGGAGTATGGGATTTGAAGATTACAACCCGGTGACGGAAAGGGCAAAGCGGCGCTTGGCAGAGCTGCGCCAGAATGGTTCCAAATTTTTCCCCCGGCTTAATCAGCGACTCGGAATTACTGAGCAAAAGTCAGGCACAGTTGGAGCGGTGGCGATCGACCACAATGGTAATATTGTTGCTGCCACTTCCAGCGGCGGAATTGCAGGGAGGATGACCGGCAGAGTTGGGGATTCCGGTATTCCCGGGGCAGGTGTATTTGCCTCACCGGCAGGCGGTGTTTCCTGTACCGGGCACGGAGAAGAGATACTGAGAATGCTCCTGGCACGTGACATCGGGGAACGGATGAAGACTCTGCCGGCACAGACCGCAGTGACGCTGGCACTTGCTGAAGCCAAGAGAAAGAAGGTGCTCTGTGGCGCGATTGCGATTGATGCCCGGGGCGGAATTGGCTACGGGTATACCTCACCGGATATGGCTTACGGTTACAAGGCAGCCGACCGGCTGTTTCTATTCACCGACCGCAGAAAATAG
- a CDS encoding BamA/TamA family outer membrane protein — translation MIFLAVPHVPAQYDYFGKNKVQTRDYRFSSFETEHFKILFYPGGEAVAEFAADAAERYYRQVSRALNRQLESKVPLIVYLSPSHFSETNVITDLLEEGVGGFSELIKNRIVVPFNGSYQELYHVIGHELVHIFEFQMFYRSRLAALLGAVGEFQVPLWVMEGFAEFVSGWVHVQSEIFMRDLVINNRLLSLTELNDNYGYLAYREGEALFQYIADRYGTEKVYEFMNTLAARRNLDATFNAVFGMSQSKFSAEWEQSLRIKYWPQVTRLANFDRIAQRLTDHTKDGSVYNTAPAISPSGIKIAFVTDRSEYVDICLMSALNGEVIRRLVRGERSGGFEGLSRLRPGITWSPDERMLAVVTRSAGRDNIALVDAATGRVQRRFYPELDGIYTPKFSPDGRRLVFVGLKNGFSDIYVIDVQTRETKRLTYDIYEDKDPAFSPSGDSIVFVSDRPEPGNEWVPGQYGVWLRDETDGLEQLTASRGFYGYPIWTGSGDYLFWVAADSSAQSICVYSLKEKRVVRKTDFLGDVSCLSLDAGSRKLSFAYFNNAGWDVAVILDPLEKIPVDTMITAVRTDTVTFSRSGLDFDKVKPVGFSLGLDYVAGAASYSSGVQGFSGTVYLEFSDIMGNHRFGLYTDLYGDILNSNAVLWYWLLPYRIDYGFAVFQLFDIPYYVPQSALVQQVDRGGQVIASYPFDKFTRLELGMTGMYRDYTVWLWEGGWYPAGRLGRNLFYASGAWVFDNTFWPDYLGPVRGTRVRLEAGSSFLSSDQFEMIYGDLRNYLRLGRRFVFASRLLGAVNLGEVSGYYLGGENVRGYNWGEFYADEGPGIGLFNLELRYPFIDRLKLAFPLPVDIKGIRGVMFLDGGLIFREGMRIWQEGRLEDLKLGLGAGIRIPFTFFNIKLDYAKPLSVTNNRDWKLIFELGYDF, via the coding sequence TTGATTTTTCTTGCTGTCCCGCACGTTCCGGCTCAGTATGACTATTTTGGCAAGAACAAAGTCCAGACCCGTGATTACCGGTTCAGTTCCTTTGAAACCGAACATTTCAAGATACTATTTTATCCCGGCGGAGAGGCGGTGGCGGAATTTGCTGCTGATGCTGCTGAGCGTTATTACCGGCAGGTCAGCCGGGCGCTGAACCGGCAGCTGGAGTCAAAGGTGCCGCTGATTGTGTACCTTTCGCCCAGCCATTTTTCGGAGACAAATGTAATTACGGACCTCCTTGAAGAGGGGGTGGGCGGGTTTTCCGAGCTGATTAAGAACCGGATCGTTGTGCCGTTTAACGGTTCGTATCAGGAGCTTTATCATGTAATCGGTCATGAACTCGTGCATATTTTTGAGTTTCAGATGTTTTACCGGTCACGCCTGGCAGCGCTGCTGGGGGCGGTGGGGGAATTTCAGGTGCCGCTCTGGGTCATGGAAGGGTTTGCTGAATTCGTAAGCGGCTGGGTCCATGTTCAATCGGAAATTTTCATGCGGGATCTAGTTATTAATAACCGGCTGCTCTCGCTTACGGAGCTGAATGACAATTATGGCTATCTTGCCTATCGTGAAGGTGAGGCACTGTTTCAGTACATAGCTGACCGTTACGGCACAGAGAAGGTTTATGAGTTTATGAATACACTTGCTGCCCGGCGGAATCTGGATGCTACCTTCAATGCGGTCTTCGGGATGTCCCAGTCAAAATTCAGTGCGGAGTGGGAGCAGAGTCTCCGAATAAAATACTGGCCTCAGGTAACCAGACTGGCAAATTTTGACCGGATTGCTCAAAGGCTGACTGATCATACCAAGGACGGCTCGGTGTACAATACCGCACCGGCAATATCGCCATCAGGCATAAAGATCGCTTTTGTAACCGACCGTTCGGAGTATGTTGATATCTGTCTGATGTCGGCGCTTAACGGGGAGGTAATCAGACGGCTGGTGCGCGGTGAGCGCTCCGGTGGTTTTGAGGGGTTATCACGGCTCAGACCCGGGATTACCTGGTCGCCAGATGAAAGGATGCTGGCGGTGGTTACCAGAAGTGCGGGGCGGGACAATATTGCCCTCGTGGATGCAGCCACCGGCAGAGTGCAGCGCCGGTTCTATCCGGAACTGGACGGCATTTACACTCCGAAATTTTCCCCGGATGGCAGAAGGCTTGTTTTCGTCGGTCTGAAAAACGGGTTCAGTGATATCTATGTGATTGATGTTCAAACCCGGGAGACAAAACGGCTCACTTATGACATTTACGAGGACAAGGACCCGGCATTCTCGCCTTCCGGTGATTCCATTGTCTTTGTTTCTGACCGGCCGGAACCGGGAAATGAATGGGTTCCGGGACAGTACGGAGTCTGGCTTCGTGATGAAACAGATGGACTGGAGCAGCTGACCGCCAGTCGCGGGTTCTACGGCTATCCGATCTGGACCGGTTCGGGCGATTATCTCTTCTGGGTTGCTGCGGATTCCTCAGCACAGAGCATCTGCGTTTACTCGCTGAAGGAAAAGCGGGTGGTCCGGAAGACCGATTTTCTGGGTGATGTTTCCTGTTTAAGTCTGGATGCCGGCAGCCGGAAACTGTCATTTGCCTATTTCAACAATGCCGGCTGGGATGTTGCTGTCATCCTTGATCCGCTGGAAAAGATTCCGGTTGACACGATGATTACTGCAGTCCGGACCGATACAGTGACATTCAGCCGGAGCGGTCTGGATTTCGACAAGGTGAAACCGGTGGGTTTCAGTCTCGGGCTGGATTATGTGGCTGGTGCCGCCTCATATTCTTCCGGTGTTCAAGGATTTTCCGGCACGGTTTATCTGGAATTCAGCGACATCATGGGCAACCATCGCTTCGGTCTCTACACCGATCTCTACGGTGATATCCTTAACTCCAATGCGGTTCTGTGGTACTGGCTGCTGCCTTACCGGATTGACTACGGGTTTGCGGTTTTTCAGCTGTTTGACATTCCCTATTATGTTCCCCAGTCAGCGCTGGTCCAGCAGGTTGACCGGGGTGGGCAGGTGATCGCCAGCTATCCTTTTGACAAGTTTACCCGTCTGGAGCTGGGAATGACCGGGATGTATCGCGACTATACTGTCTGGTTATGGGAGGGTGGCTGGTATCCGGCTGGGCGCTTGGGCAGGAATCTTTTCTATGCCAGTGGTGCCTGGGTGTTTGACAATACCTTCTGGCCTGATTACCTTGGACCGGTGCGCGGCACAAGGGTGCGGCTTGAAGCCGGTTCCTCCTTTCTTTCCAGCGACCAGTTCGAGATGATTTATGGTGATCTGAGAAACTATCTGCGGCTGGGCAGAAGGTTTGTTTTCGCCAGCAGACTGCTCGGTGCGGTAAACCTGGGAGAGGTATCGGGGTATTACCTTGGGGGCGAAAATGTCCGGGGATACAACTGGGGTGAGTTTTATGCGGATGAGGGACCCGGAATCGGTCTTTTCAACCTGGAGCTCCGTTACCCGTTCATTGACCGGCTGAAACTGGCATTTCCGCTGCCGGTTGACATCAAGGGCATCAGAGGGGTAATGTTTCTTGATGGCGGACTGATATTCCGGGAGGGCATGCGGATCTGGCAGGAAGGCAGGCTTGAGGATTTGAAGCTGGGTCTCGGGGCGGGAATCCGGATTCCCTTCACCTTTTTCAACATCAAGCTTGATTATGCCAAACCGCTTTCAGTAACGAATAACCGGGACTGGAAGCTGATTTTTGAACTCGGTTACGATTTTTAA
- a CDS encoding MBL fold metallo-hydrolase, with protein MEQKTAPVIEQLEVGPLQTNCYILKSGNELAVIDPGGDGAEIVRRVEEMEGTLKFVINTHGHIDHIAANGEVTAGYPAEILVHELDASMLTVPDMNLSTLMGMVVSSPAPSRLLREGDEIEIGNERLQVVHTPGHTPGSICLIGDNYAFTGDTLFLDSVGRVDFPGGSERAMRESLARLQRILRQEMMLYPGHGPCGTFGRALLINPFLGGVWTV; from the coding sequence ATGGAACAGAAGACAGCACCGGTCATTGAACAGCTGGAGGTCGGGCCGCTTCAGACCAACTGTTACATACTGAAATCCGGAAACGAGCTGGCGGTGATTGATCCCGGCGGTGACGGTGCGGAGATCGTGCGTCGGGTGGAAGAGATGGAAGGAACGCTGAAGTTTGTGATCAACACCCATGGCCATATTGATCATATTGCTGCAAATGGCGAAGTAACTGCTGGGTATCCGGCGGAAATCCTGGTTCACGAGCTGGATGCGTCGATGCTCACGGTTCCGGATATGAACCTTTCAACGCTGATGGGCATGGTTGTGAGTTCACCGGCGCCGTCAAGGCTGCTCCGGGAAGGCGACGAGATTGAGATCGGAAATGAGCGGCTCCAGGTAGTGCATACACCCGGTCATACACCCGGGAGCATCTGTCTTATCGGTGATAACTATGCATTTACCGGCGATACTCTCTTCTTAGACTCGGTGGGCAGAGTGGATTTTCCGGGCGGTTCGGAACGGGCAATGCGGGAATCACTTGCCCGGCTCCAGCGGATTCTGCGTCAGGAGATGATGCTCTATCCGGGACACGGTCCTTGTGGCACTTTTGGCCGGGCGCTCCTCATCAACCCGTTTCTGGGCGGGGTCTGGACTGTTTGA
- the tmk gene encoding dTMP kinase, whose translation MRGLLITFEGVEGSGKTTQALRLVEYLKGREFPVVFSREPGGTQIGERIREILLDPESKGMHRLTELFLYLASRNQHTREKILPALQSGSIVVLDRYADSSVAYQGYGRELGEKLVSRLNKLATAGLKPDLTIVIDLPVAVGQQRKADGSPDRLEQELLEFHERVRTGYLKLARRAAGRCKLVNGDQPEDQVALRIRELVEDFLIRKGVVRT comes from the coding sequence GTGCGGGGGTTGCTGATTACCTTTGAGGGTGTTGAGGGTTCAGGTAAGACCACGCAGGCGCTGAGACTGGTGGAATATCTGAAGGGGCGTGAATTTCCGGTGGTTTTTTCCCGGGAGCCCGGGGGGACGCAGATCGGCGAGCGGATCCGGGAGATCCTGCTTGACCCGGAGTCAAAGGGAATGCACCGTCTGACTGAGCTTTTTCTCTATCTCGCCAGCCGGAATCAGCACACCCGGGAGAAGATTCTGCCGGCACTGCAAAGCGGCAGTATTGTGGTGCTGGACCGCTATGCTGATTCCTCAGTTGCTTATCAGGGTTATGGGCGGGAGCTGGGTGAGAAACTGGTTTCACGGCTGAACAAGCTGGCAACCGCCGGGCTCAAGCCCGATTTGACGATTGTGATCGATCTGCCGGTGGCGGTCGGACAGCAGCGCAAGGCGGATGGCAGTCCGGACCGGCTGGAGCAGGAGCTGTTGGAGTTTCATGAGCGGGTGCGGACTGGCTATCTGAAACTGGCGCGCCGGGCGGCGGGCCGGTGCAAGCTGGTAAATGGCGACCAGCCGGAGGATCAGGTGGCGTTGAGAATCCGCGAGCTGGTTGAGGATTTTTTAATCAGAAAGGGAGTTGTAAGAACATGA
- the mutM gene encoding bifunctional DNA-formamidopyrimidine glycosylase/DNA-(apurinic or apyrimidinic site) lyase, translating to MPELPEVETVRRRLAPELEGREIVGVVIRRPDIVGYPTVPKFRIGVLGRRITGVSRRGKYLVFYLSDERLLVIHLRLSGHLRVLGNSVPQRFERIRFRLSDGRSLVFIEPRVLGRVYLVAPDELGFVLKGLSRLGKEPISGEFSADYLQRHLAGRRTKIKSVIMDQRVCAGVGNIYSDEALFRAGISPMRPANSLSRQEVVRLAQALRKVIRAGIRYLGTTMSDDRYLLPDGSRGRFGELLQVFGREGEVCSVCGTEIRRIKISNRSSYYCPECQR from the coding sequence ATGCCGGAACTGCCTGAAGTGGAAACGGTCCGGCGCCGGCTTGCGCCGGAGCTCGAAGGCAGAGAAATTGTCGGTGTGGTGATACGCCGCCCGGATATCGTCGGTTATCCAACAGTCCCCAAGTTCCGGATTGGTGTCCTCGGCAGGCGAATTACCGGCGTCAGTCGGCGGGGCAAATATCTTGTTTTTTATCTGTCGGATGAAAGACTGCTGGTGATTCATCTGCGGCTGAGCGGCCACCTGCGGGTGCTCGGTAATAGTGTCCCGCAACGGTTTGAGCGGATACGGTTCAGGTTAAGCGATGGCCGGTCGCTGGTTTTTATTGAGCCCAGGGTTCTGGGCCGGGTCTACTTGGTTGCGCCCGACGAACTAGGTTTTGTGCTCAAGGGGCTGAGCCGGCTTGGCAAGGAACCGATCTCCGGGGAATTTAGTGCCGATTATCTGCAGCGTCATCTTGCCGGGCGGAGAACCAAGATCAAAAGCGTTATCATGGATCAGCGGGTGTGCGCAGGCGTCGGAAACATTTATTCGGATGAGGCGCTGTTTCGGGCAGGAATTTCGCCGATGCGTCCGGCAAACAGTCTCAGCCGGCAGGAGGTGGTAAGACTGGCCCAAGCGCTGCGGAAGGTGATCCGGGCAGGTATCCGGTATCTGGGGACAACAATGTCGGATGATCGTTATCTGCTTCCAGATGGCAGCCGGGGAAGGTTTGGCGAGTTACTGCAGGTATTCGGTCGCGAAGGGGAAGTCTGTTCAGTCTGCGGGACCGAGATCCGGCGGATCAAGATCAGCAACCGGAGCAGTTACTACTGTCCGGAGTGTCAGAGATAG
- a CDS encoding MGMT family protein, translating into MKRRINTMSDTTVTLDGAGWTEALLDFGWVRVRHDGKLVRQVVLEEPVQGRSDPWMTKLLHRVWHYGLNGLDLKFDLSGLSRFARRILAVCARIRFGEVITYGALAQAAGYRGAARAVGQVMAHNRFAIFFPCHRVVGADGRLGGFTGGTGLKRRLLELEGWQIEGRGFNARLLKSRNKVCRGR; encoded by the coding sequence TTGAAGCGTCGAATTAATACAATGAGTGATACAACGGTTACACTGGATGGTGCCGGTTGGACTGAAGCACTGCTGGATTTCGGCTGGGTTCGGGTCCGGCATGACGGCAAGCTTGTCAGGCAGGTTGTGCTGGAGGAACCGGTGCAAGGACGGTCTGACCCGTGGATGACAAAACTCCTGCATCGGGTGTGGCATTACGGTTTGAATGGGCTGGATTTGAAGTTTGACCTTTCAGGTCTGAGCCGGTTTGCCCGCAGGATACTGGCGGTCTGCGCCCGAATCCGGTTTGGGGAGGTGATAACCTATGGGGCATTGGCACAGGCCGCAGGTTATCGAGGTGCCGCCCGGGCAGTGGGTCAGGTGATGGCACACAACCGGTTTGCCATTTTCTTTCCCTGTCACCGCGTGGTGGGAGCGGATGGCCGGCTGGGAGGGTTTACCGGTGGCACGGGATTGAAGCGGCGGCTGCTCGAGCTGGAAGGATGGCAGATTGAGGGCCGGGGGTTCAATGCCCGACTGCTCAAATCCCGGAATAAAGTTTGCCGGGGAAGATGA